TCTTAAAATGGAGTAACTAGTAGTGTTTAAACGCACTAAATATATCATTTAGTAAGTGGTGGTGGCGGCAACACACCACCATTTGCCTTCTCTCTTTAGTCTCATCCAATAACCAACCTCACATCACTACAAAACAAACCCAATTTTCATTCGGCACCTAATTATAGCACCAATTAGCCTCTATAACCTGCCAAATTTCCCTTTTATAGCATCTCCTAATCTTTAGATACCATTTTTCTTCTTGTTTTGTCTTTCTTTCTATCCTTCACTTCATGCTTTCGTGTGTAACCCcatttcttccattttcttgatatTTAACAACAAAAAGATTTCATtttttccctacccaaataagtTTACTGTGTTTTTTCTTGGGTAAAGCTCAATTCCATGGCTACTTCTTCAGCTTATTTTTGTTGTCCTGCAACTTCTACTACTGGAAAGAAACATGTTTTCCCAAATGGGTCAGCTGGATTCTTGGTTTTTGGTGGTCCTCGATTGTCAAACCGGTTAGTGACTCGAAAATCAGTTATTCGTGCTGATTTGGATTCCATGGTCTCTGATATGGGTACTAATGGTAAAGTTTGTTCACTGCACTATTTGATTTTTCATTCTGTGTTTAGCTTTTGTCCCTGCTTGTGTGTTGTATGGATTCTTGGAGTTTAGTTTGAGATATTGAAGTGAATTGTGAAAGGGTGTTAAGCAATTGTGTTTTTCTATGTGCGTATCTTTGAGTTTTGTTTTCTAATTTTGGTGGAAGATAAGATTTTAAAGGGTGCTAAGCCACAAACCTTGAGGttagtatttatttgtatttaATGAATGTTTTGGATGTCAGCCATTTGTTTCTTTTTGAAATTTGGTCTTTTTGTGTATGTCTTGATTGCGCGTTTGCGTTTTTTCTTTGAGTCTTGCTGTTAAACTTGGATCGTTTGACTTAAAGTGGTGGTATTTAATCTGTGTTGTAAAATTCAGAAGTTTTAGTGGAAGATAGGATGTTTAAGGATGTCCGCAGACTTCTAGGTTGATGTTTCTTTGTACTTTCCTGTATTCTTTTGTATCATAGATTTCTTCATCTAAAAGGAATAATGACTAGCAAACTGGGGCTGCTTGCATTTCATGTCAAGTTTTGCTTTGCAAAGAATACTGCCAATGCATCACATCCAAACCATTAATCCAATAAAAGAGTGAGCAGCCATAGGTCAGACGAATGGGTTCTTAATAATCTTCTTGCTCCAAATAGTTTCGGATTGGATTAAGTTGTGAAGACCGTGTGTGTTTGCGGTTGGGGAAGGGGGAGAGGATGGAACTGGAATGATTGAATATGAAAGGATGCGAAAACAAGTACACCAAAGTGAGCGAATTTACTCTGAAACAAAACTGTTCACCAAAGCAGGATGTTGGAGAATATCCTGATATTTTAAAGAAAACTATTCTAGACATCACCAAAAGAAAAACTGGATATGTCTAGAATATCAGGATGTTTTTCTTTTTGGTTCTTTTAGCTATTATTGGAACAAAAGCAAAGGCAATGTTGGAGAATGAAAGAACTTCAAAATCACTTCAatcttctctctctttttttttttgtttggtaaATCAATCTTCTCTCTTTAGACACCTGAAGTATATACTTCTTGCGTAACTTAAACAAGACGTTGTACCAAAAAATTGAAAAAGGAATATCTAAATAAGGTACAATAAGTTCTGGTATAGTGTCTTGCAATAAGGAAGGATAATTACTCTGCTGAAATAAAAATTTTCAACTTGCAGCTCCAAAAGGGCTATTTCCACCTGAACCTGAACATTATCGAGGCCCAAAGCTGAAAGTAGCTATTATTGGAGCTGGGCTTGCAGGCATGTCGACTGCTGTGGAGCTCTTGGATCAAGGACATGAGGTTCAGAAGCCTAACACACCCTTTCACTCTGAAACAAAACTGTTAACcaaaaagcaaaaagaaaaaaattgtctTTATCTTTGTGTTTTTCCCTGTGACCTGGAATACaacatttcttctactcttgtttTTTCAGGTGGATATATATGAATCGAGGACCTTTATTGGTGGGAAAGTGGGTTCTTTTGTTGATAGACGTGGGAACCACATTGAAATGGGACTGCACGTGTTCTTTGGTTGCTATAATAATCTGTTCCGTCTGTTGAAAAAGGTTATCAGAGCTCACCATTCATAGTTCTATTGTATTTCTACTTAGTGGTTGAGCATGCAATAGAACTGCGTTACTGCTCACTCATATTTAAGGAGCATTTCCAAAATTTAGAGTAAGGTTTGTACTGAGTACTTATGCCAGTACTAATGCCTAAGATTAAACTTCATTTGCTAGTTGGACATGGATATTGAAGTGCCAAGGAGTCTTGATAGTTTTTCCTTTCTGTTCATGTTTATCAATTAAGTAAttctatttcttttttcctgGTTGATGTAGGTGGGTGCTGAAAAAAACCTGCTAGTGAAGGACCACACTCACACATTTGTAAATAAAGGGGGTGAAATAGGGGGTATGAATACAAAATCTTTGATTTTATATATGCGATAATAAATCTTTCACCTAGGGATACTTTAAAATGCTTTCACAAATGACTCCTCGAGGAACGTGTCTTCCAATATATTAAAGTTAACATGGTCTGTTACTATTTATAATTTGCGGTCTATACCTCAATGCAGAGCTTGATTTCCGCTTTCCAGTTGGAGCACCCTTACATGGAATTAATGCTTTTTTGACTACTAATCAGCTAAAGGTAAGATGCTAATGCCCCCTTCGTAATTGATTTTTCAATTCGTGCTATCTCTTATACCAAGGATCATGCCTTTGGCATTTGACTCTTGTATGCTGCTCATACTTATGTGTGGAATCTATTAGTATATTGTATCTTGCTTAGGAAGTTTAGCATACATCTAGTAatgctcttcttcttcctctaaCTTAAGAAGAGGTTAGTGAATTTCCCTTCAGAAATATTTAAGTTATCTTTTAACTCTATAGTGGGAGGTGAAAATAAATAATTGTGCGGCAGCTTCATATGGTATGCGATGATAGTTACTTGCGAAAAAGTATTCTTTTTCCCCCTTTGTTCTAAAGTGCTTGCAAGTATTGTTACTTTATATATGTACTTTGAGCATGTAAAACTTTAAAGACACAGTGGCCTAATCCAATCACGGAAGAGAATAATTGTTAGTGGGGAAGGGTATAAGACAGGGACAGAATGCTTTGAGGGCACAATTGATAGGCAAAACTAAAGGCAAACCTGAGAGGAACAACTTTTTTTCTCtgtacaaacaacaacaacaacaacaacccagtgaaatcccaccacgtggggtctggggagggtagagtgtatgcagaccttactcctaccaaggtaggatggctgtttccgaaagaccctcggctcaataaaaaaacataaaaagaggtcagataaggccaagagattcaaagcgatatggaaatgaagtaacgcaagcgacacagataacatagaataatcaaagcacaggaaataacagataatagcataaatcagagcacaagaaattatactacgataatgcgactactaataagacaggataatgagactatctactagccttctaccctaatgtgggtccttcaaaccctcctatctaaggtcatgtcctcggtaagctgtaactgcgccatgtcgtgtctaattacctctccccaatacttctttggcctacccctacctcgtctgaaaccatctatggccaacctctcacacttccgcactggggcatccgtgtctctcttcacatgcccaaaccatctcaatctcgcttctcgcatcttgtcttccaccgaggccactcccaccttgtcccgaatatcctcattcctaatcctgtcactcttggtgtggccacacatccatctcaacattctcatctcagcaactttcatcttttgaacgtgagaaatcttaactggccaacactccgccccatacaacatagtcggtctaaccaccactttgtagaacttgcccttaagttgtggtggcaccttcttgtcacatagcactccggaagcaagcctccatttcatccaccctgccccaatacgatgtgtgacatcatcgtcaatctctccgctgccttgcataatagacccaagatacttgaaactacttttcttctggatggcttgggtactaagcctcacttccaagccagcctcctgaggtgcttcactaaacttacactctaaatactctgtcttggtcctacttagcttaaaccctttagactccagagtttgtctccaatcctccagcttagcgttaactccgctatgagtctcgtcgatcaggactatgtcatccgcgaaaagcatacaccatggcacctcaccttgaatttgccgcgtcaatccatccatcaccaaggcaaataaaaacggactaagagctgatccttgatgcaaccccatcacaactgaaAAGTGCtttgagtctcctcctactgtccttaccctggttttggctccctcatacatgtccttgatcaccctaatgtacgccacaggtacacctttagcctccaagcatctccataggatctctcttggaactttgtcgtaagccttttctaggtcgatgaataccatgtgtaagtccctcttcctctccctatactgctccaccagtctcctcacaagatggatggcttctgtagttgagcgtcccggcatgaatccgaactgattctctgaaatagacacgcctttcctcaccctcatctccaccaccctttcccacacttccatagtatggcttagcagcttgatacctctatagttgttgcaactctggatatctcccttgttcttgtatagagggaccattacactcgacctccattcttcaggcatcattgccgtcttaaagatgacattaaacaacctagtcagccactccaaacctgccgggcccgcactcttccaaaattccccaggaatctcgtcaggtccggtcgctcttcccctacacatcctacgaacagcacccttaacctcctcaaccttaatactcctgcaatacccaaaatcgtgacgccttcttgtatgttctaaatctcccaacacaatgtctctgtctcCTTTttcatttaagagtttggagaagtatgactgccatctccgtctaatgagagtctcctctaccaatactttgccatgctcgtccttgatgcacttcacttgaaccacatcacgtgcctttctctccctcgccttggctagcttgAACAATTTttgatcccctcctttctcttctagttcagcataaaggcgttcaaaagctaccgtttttgccgtcgaaaccgccaacttcgcctccttcctcgccatcttataaagttccctattcatCCAttgctccacctcatccttgctttctatcaacttcgcatatgccaccttctttgcttccaccttcccttgaacttctctattccaccaccagtcccctcgatgctggccacgactacctgtcgagacccccaacacttcccttgctaccgccctaatgcaactagccgtcctatcccacatacttgtTGCATCCCCAccactatcccaggcccccataaccttcaatttctctcccatctccactgcactagtcgtggtcaaactcccccatctgatcctaggtcggttatccacgaccctcttcttcctcgtcatcttgatccctaaatccatcacccaGAGCTTATGTCTggttgtaagatagtcgctcggaatgaccttacagtctttgcacagacctttatcgtccttcctaaggagtaaaaagtctatttgggtcttagccactgaactacggaaggttaccaagtgctcctccttctttgggaaactcgaattggctatcaccaacccgaaagctcttgcaaaatccaaagtgagactcctcctccatttctgtccccgaagccaaagcctccatgcacatcatcataacctcccgaaataggcccgatgtgcccattgaaatcacctcccacgaataacttctcagtaggcggtatgcctcccactaattcgtccaaatcctcccaaaagcgcctcttctcctcctcgcctaagcccgcttgcggcgcatatgcactaataatgttcaaagtgagccgttcaacgaccactttaatcgacttcatcctatcagtggctctcctaacctctaccacctggtcccttaaatcactatctactaaaatgcccaccccatttttatacttcgacctaccagagaaccatagcttatacccgtctacctctttagctttaggtcctacccatttagtctcttggacacaagctatattaatcttcctcttcttaagaatcttaactagctctatgaacttccccgttaacgtcccaatgttccaagaccctactctcaacctagaggctcctttaacccacttacccctcctaaccctcgcccccgtccccgaacgagaacatgaccctagtctaccatcactaaccaGAGCCACGAAAATAAGTATGAACTAATAACTTattcaaaggtctaaagtcagcaaaatataactgcaagtgtatggacaaataatgaatatggcaaccggaggtaccaactccagttgaactgaacctggtTGTCGCCGGAAAACACAGTTCACGGTCAagttactgttcactgccggaaaaatgttcacaaatacctgaaagggagaagagaataggggggggggggggggggggagaagaaaagaaaaagggaaaaaggagagagaaagagagggctgGCCGGAAAAAGTCACCGGAAAATTCGCCGGCGATGGCGCAGCGGCGTACTGGCAGCGCCAGAAGCAGattaaaaaagggaaaaaaaggagaagagaagaagaaaaggaaagagagaagaaaagtaaatctagccggaaaagtggccggcgtCACCTGAACAGTGGTGACGTATGGTCGCCGGACGGAGTGGCGGGTGGGCAGATCTGGGAGagagcagaggagagagaaagagctTAATTAAATAGAGATATCACATACACGGGCTTTAATAATTACTGCACCTTGCGATTCATCAGCTCCTTGTTACACAGTTAACATACGTAGAGTGTATGGAATAATAGTGATCTTCGGACTGGTTGTCTGCCATTATTAATTAGTGGTTTGCTTTGAAAAGAGAAGAGAGAAGAGAATCGCTTTGTTATTTCTGTGTGGCTGTTGTTGGAAACCCTGATTAATGTTCATATTCTATGTGATCGTCGGTAACGTGTTCCTCCCTTTAAATGCAGACTTATGATAAAGCTAGAAATGCTGTAGCTCTTGCCCTTAGTCCAGTGGTGCGGGCTTTAGTTGATCCAGATGGCGCGTTGCAGCAGATACGTGATCTAGATAGTGTAAGGGTTATTTCCTTTTTTCCTCCTTGTTAATTAGTCAGATAGTCTGTTCCTCTGCAAGGAAGTGTCCTCTCCCAGCTACTTGTTTCTTATATTATGTAATATCTGTTTCAGGTAAGCTTTTCTGAGTGGTTTATGTCTAAAGGTGGGACGCGTGCTAGCATCCAGAGGATGTGGGACCCTGTTGCATATGCTCTTGGATTCATTGACTGTGACAATATCAGTGCTCGGTGTATGCTCACTATATTTGCATTATTTGCAACTAAAACGGAGGCTTCCCTATTACGCATGCTAAAAGGTTCTCCTGATGTTTATTTGAGTGGTCCAATTAAGAAGTACATCATAGACAAGGGGGGCAGGTAAGACCAAATATGGAAACAGCTGCTCACTGCGAATTAGCAGTTTCAGACCTTGAATTGTCTCTTTTTATGAGCCAGCAGATTTAGGCTTAAATTTTCTCTTGAATGAATGAACTAGCTATGCTCAACTTGTTTTGAATCTATTCTCTGTTCACAGATTCCATCTGAGGTGGGGTTGCAGAGAGGTACTTTATGAGACATCCTCTGATGGAAGTATGTATGTTAGCGGGCTTGCCATGTCAAAGGTAAGATCTTTCTTTCATCGATTTTATCGCTTTTGAAAAGAATATCTTTCAATAGGTTCAACTGTTAGGCTCTTTTATGCACATAAAAGTACTTCGTGCTGCTTTACAACTGTTGGTGTGTTAATCAACTGCTATGGTGTCTATGTACAGGCCACTCAGAAGAAAACTATAAAAGCTGATGCCTATGTCGCTGGTTGGTAATCAACTATATGATTGGACGTGTATTTTCCTTCATTTCCCTCATTTTCAACTGCTT
The sequence above is a segment of the Lycium barbarum isolate Lr01 chromosome 6, ASM1917538v2, whole genome shotgun sequence genome. Coding sequences within it:
- the LOC132645253 gene encoding zeta-carotene desaturase, chloroplastic/chromoplastic; translated protein: MATSSAYFCCPATSTTGKKHVFPNGSAGFLVFGGPRLSNRLVTRKSVIRADLDSMVSDMGTNAPKGLFPPEPEHYRGPKLKVAIIGAGLAGMSTAVELLDQGHEVDIYESRTFIGGKVGSFVDRRGNHIEMGLHVFFGCYNNLFRLLKKVGAEKNLLVKDHTHTFVNKGGEIGELDFRFPVGAPLHGINAFLTTNQLKTYDKARNAVALALSPVVRALVDPDGALQQIRDLDSVSFSEWFMSKGGTRASIQRMWDPVAYALGFIDCDNISARCMLTIFALFATKTEASLLRMLKGSPDVYLSGPIKKYIIDKGGRFHLRWGCREVLYETSSDGSMYVSGLAMSKATQKKTIKADAYVAACDVPGIKRLVPQKWRELEFFDNIYKLVGVPVVTVQLRYNGWVTELQDLERSRQLKRATGLDNLLYTPDADFSCFADLALASPEDYYIEGQGSLLQCVLTPGDPYMPLPNDEIIKRVSKQVLSLFPSSQGLEVTWSSVVKIGQSLYREGPGKDPFRPDQKTPVENFFLAGSYTKQDYIDSMEGATLSGRQASAYICNAGEQLVALRKNIASAESNEISKGVSLSDELSLV